The Oryzias latipes chromosome 1, ASM223467v1 genome contains a region encoding:
- the LOC101167933 gene encoding uncharacterized protein LOC101167933 isoform X2 translates to MFCPYCGINLERVLSYCGSCGRNIQCLRSLQSEGPEENTMDELIYKYFTDGHTSDIIVDLLATKHNISTSLSTVKRRLKEADLTKRTNYTPIIAVQAAISEELQGPGKLLGYRAMWQILKQKYSFTVRRSDVIKLMRELDPSGIEARSRRRFARRAYHSMGPNEVWHVDGYDKLKPFGIAISGCIDGFSRKIMWLTCGKSNNDPSVIAHNYIKCVAEFGVFPARLRTDCGTENGLMAALHCSLRSEQTDDFAGSRSHMYGTSTSNQRIESWWSYFRRQRTQFWMDLFGDLRESHLFSGSQEHTRLLRHCFLGVLQKDLDEYKHQWNTHIIRPVRLSKCPSGKPDVMYYLPHRFSGMNCGFTVSPQTLSQLERQVPGPASSAEDDLQDLEELQRQSGLTPPIEWKSAVDYYITLKGMAEL, encoded by the exons ATGTTTTGTCCATATTGTGGGATAAACCTTGAGAGGGTCCTCTCCTACTGTGGCTCTTGTGGCAGAAATATCCAGTGTTTAAGAAGTCTTCAATCCGAAG GTCCTGAAGAAAATACCATGGATGAACTCATCTACAAATATTTCACAGATGGTCATACCTCTGATATAATAGTGGATTTACTAGCAACCAAACACAACATTTCAACTAGCCTCAGCACAgtaaaaagaagattaaaagaagCAGACTTAACCAAGAGGACTAACTATACTCCAATTATTGCGGTTCAGGCAGCTATTTCAGAGGAGCTTCAGGGACCTGGGAAGCTTTTAGGTTACCGAGCAATGTGGCAGATTCTGAAACAAAAGTACTCATTTACAGTAAGAAGAAGTGATGTGATTAAGCTTATGAGAGAACTTGACCCATCTGGAATAGAGGCTAGATCTAGGAGAAGATTTGCAAGAAGAGCATACCATTCAATGGGACCAAACGAAGTCTGGCATGTCGATGGCTatgacaaactgaaaccatttgGAATCGCCATAAGTGGCTGTATTGATGGCTTCTCTCGAAAAATTATGTGGCTCACGTGTGGAAAGTCAAACAATGATCCTAGTGTTATTGCTCATAATTATATCAAATGTGTAGCTGAATTTGGAGTTTTCCCAGCGCGCCTCCGCACAGACTGTGGGACAGAAAACGGACTGATGGCAGCTCTTCATTGTTCCTTAAGATCAGAGCAAACAGATGACTTCGCTGGAAGCAGAAGTCATATGTATGGCACTTCGACATCAAACCAGCGAATTGAAAGCTGGTGGTCATACTTTCGTCGACAAag GACACAATTTTGGATGGATCTGTTTGGAGATTTGAGGGAGAGCCATCTGTTCAGTGGGAGTCAGGAACACACAAGGTTGCTCCGACACTGCTTTCTGGGTGTGCTACAGAAAGACCTGGATGAATACAAGCACCAATGGAACACTCACATCATCCGTCCTGTTCGACTGTCTAAGTGCCCTTCTGGAAAACCAGATGTGATGTACTACTTACCACACAG attcagtGGGATGAACTGTGGATTCACGGTATCCCCACAAACGTTGAGCCAGCTTGAAAGACAAGTGCCAGGACCAGCAAGCTCAGCTGAGGATGACCTACAAGACCTAGAAGAACTGCAGCGGCAAAGTGGTCTGACACCACCGATTGAGTGGAAGTCAGCTGTAGATTACTACATCACCCTAAAAGGCATGGCTGAACTATAA
- the LOC101167933 gene encoding uncharacterized protein LOC101167933 isoform X1 → MFCPYCGINLERVLSYCGSCGRNIQCLRSLQSEAGPEENTMDELIYKYFTDGHTSDIIVDLLATKHNISTSLSTVKRRLKEADLTKRTNYTPIIAVQAAISEELQGPGKLLGYRAMWQILKQKYSFTVRRSDVIKLMRELDPSGIEARSRRRFARRAYHSMGPNEVWHVDGYDKLKPFGIAISGCIDGFSRKIMWLTCGKSNNDPSVIAHNYIKCVAEFGVFPARLRTDCGTENGLMAALHCSLRSEQTDDFAGSRSHMYGTSTSNQRIESWWSYFRRQRTQFWMDLFGDLRESHLFSGSQEHTRLLRHCFLGVLQKDLDEYKHQWNTHIIRPVRLSKCPSGKPDVMYYLPHRFSGMNCGFTVSPQTLSQLERQVPGPASSAEDDLQDLEELQRQSGLTPPIEWKSAVDYYITLKGMAEL, encoded by the exons ATGTTTTGTCCATATTGTGGGATAAACCTTGAGAGGGTCCTCTCCTACTGTGGCTCTTGTGGCAGAAATATCCAGTGTTTAAGAAGTCTTCAATCCGAAG cAGGTCCTGAAGAAAATACCATGGATGAACTCATCTACAAATATTTCACAGATGGTCATACCTCTGATATAATAGTGGATTTACTAGCAACCAAACACAACATTTCAACTAGCCTCAGCACAgtaaaaagaagattaaaagaagCAGACTTAACCAAGAGGACTAACTATACTCCAATTATTGCGGTTCAGGCAGCTATTTCAGAGGAGCTTCAGGGACCTGGGAAGCTTTTAGGTTACCGAGCAATGTGGCAGATTCTGAAACAAAAGTACTCATTTACAGTAAGAAGAAGTGATGTGATTAAGCTTATGAGAGAACTTGACCCATCTGGAATAGAGGCTAGATCTAGGAGAAGATTTGCAAGAAGAGCATACCATTCAATGGGACCAAACGAAGTCTGGCATGTCGATGGCTatgacaaactgaaaccatttgGAATCGCCATAAGTGGCTGTATTGATGGCTTCTCTCGAAAAATTATGTGGCTCACGTGTGGAAAGTCAAACAATGATCCTAGTGTTATTGCTCATAATTATATCAAATGTGTAGCTGAATTTGGAGTTTTCCCAGCGCGCCTCCGCACAGACTGTGGGACAGAAAACGGACTGATGGCAGCTCTTCATTGTTCCTTAAGATCAGAGCAAACAGATGACTTCGCTGGAAGCAGAAGTCATATGTATGGCACTTCGACATCAAACCAGCGAATTGAAAGCTGGTGGTCATACTTTCGTCGACAAag GACACAATTTTGGATGGATCTGTTTGGAGATTTGAGGGAGAGCCATCTGTTCAGTGGGAGTCAGGAACACACAAGGTTGCTCCGACACTGCTTTCTGGGTGTGCTACAGAAAGACCTGGATGAATACAAGCACCAATGGAACACTCACATCATCCGTCCTGTTCGACTGTCTAAGTGCCCTTCTGGAAAACCAGATGTGATGTACTACTTACCACACAG attcagtGGGATGAACTGTGGATTCACGGTATCCCCACAAACGTTGAGCCAGCTTGAAAGACAAGTGCCAGGACCAGCAAGCTCAGCTGAGGATGACCTACAAGACCTAGAAGAACTGCAGCGGCAAAGTGGTCTGACACCACCGATTGAGTGGAAGTCAGCTGTAGATTACTACATCACCCTAAAAGGCATGGCTGAACTATAA
- the LOC110015615 gene encoding G2/M phase-specific E3 ubiquitin-protein ligase-like: MYCPFCGHTLELLTPFCRSCGKDINFLKRDSETGPLEGSTAKCAAEAFHNFRSVKERERQSHFKKNKRPLKELSVKISVAVMQRKAGELKPVRGTALPLVVNPEMDAAHLHTAALQKIKDFNRNMKSGSYVLLYPDGTEVITIPGTETPFTLRQYKEALGKAYQRITLYICSAEDFMQSKSTPDSDSSDSEVILTSRSVAEFNAADTLPWNPPLSSTSNNGGESHRDSEAILLSDSEEGPGTSKSALETVCYRKYTELYAPPIVEDHNDSGSGEDINDTESVAEVVQTSVSEIISDLALQINRQAVSRFNICRSNIWDGAVRGFKRGSFSETKDLLVKFSDDEGRFEEGLDTGGPKREFLSLLMKTLNKRPIFDGPEDRRYLVYNSTAIREDEYSLAGKMIATSIVHGGPGPNFLSKDLVNHISGQSGFNPSIGDITDEEIGKVLQQIEDASTLEILQDLIVQHSTMLQTAGCLKRVVSVEEKHTVVNEYLKWYIIDRNCTAIQRFKDGLESLHFLAALQQHPEVLAPVLCHSNVRLSAMDMEELFEPQLSPLGSNMRILENTARSFWADYLLDCEEDDSSVTLEEILMFATGVPCIPPAGMDPKPHLEFIGSSMFPMANTCANTLKLPLLNDYDTFKTNMNFGIKNSPGFGCF; the protein is encoded by the exons ATGTATTGTCCTTTCTGTGGACACACCCTGGAGTTGCTAACTCCGTTTTGCAGATCATGTGGCAAGGATATTAATTTCCTGAAACGTGATTCAGAGACTGGCCCGCTTGAAG GTAGCACAGCAAAGTGTGCAGCGGAGGCATTCCACAATTTCCGGAGTGTGAAAGAGAGGGAAAGGCAATCccatttcaaaaaaaataaaagacccctGAAAGAGCTCAGTGTGAAG ATTTCCGTTGCCGTGATGCAACGTAAAGCTGGGGAATTAAAACCTGTAAGAGGAACAGCGTTGCCTCTTGTTGTCAATCCAGAGATGGATGCTGCACACTTACATACAGCagctttacaaaaaataaaagacttcaaCAGAAATATGAAAAGTGGGTCATACGTACTACTTTACCCTGATGGTACAGAAGTAATTACCATACCAGGAACAGAAACACCATTTACTCTAAGACAATACAAGGAGGCACTGGGAAAGGCATATCAACGGATCACTTTGTACATTTGCAGTGCCGAAGATTTTATGCAAT CTAAATCCACCCCAGATTCTGACTCGTCTGACTCAGAAGTGATTCTAACAAGCAGAAGTGTTGCAGAATTTAATGCAGCTGATACACTG CCATGGAATCCTCCTTTGAGCAGTACCAGCAATAATGGTGGAGAATCCCACAGGGACTCTGAAGCG ATTTTACTTTCCGACTCAGAAGAAGGCCCTGGAACATCAAAATCTGCTCTGGAAACTGTGTGCTATAG AAAATACACAGAACTGTATGCACCTCCTATAGTTGAAGACCATAATGACTCTGGGAGTGGAGAAGACATCAATGATACTGAAAGTGTTGCTGA GGTGGTGCAGACATCTGTGTCAGAGATCATCTCAGACCTGGCTCTGCAGATCAATCGCCAAGCCGTTAGCAGATTTAACATCTGCCGCTCCAACATTTGGGATGGAGCAGTGAGGGGTTTTAAAAGGGGGTCATTCTCTGAAACCAAGGACCTCCTTGTCAAGTTCTCTGACGATGAAGGTAGATTTGAGGAAGGTCTTGATACAGGTGGTCCAAAAAGAGAATTTCTCTCCCTTTTAATGAAAACCCTTAACAAACGACCCATATTTGATGGTCCTGAAGACAGACGATATCTTGTCTACAACTCCACAG CAATCAGAGAGGATGAATACAGTTTGGCAGGAAAGATGATTGCCACATCCATTGTACACGGCGGACCAGGTCCTAATTTTCTCTCAAAAGACCTGGTCAACCACATCTCAGGGCAGTCCGGTTTCAATCCATCTATTGGAGACATCACAGATGAAGAAATAGGGAAAGTGCTGCAGCAG ATTGAAGATGCTTCCACGTTGGAAATCCTGCAAGACCTGATTGTCCAGCATAGCACCATGTTGCAGACTGCAGGATGTTTGAAACGTGTTGTCTCAGTGGAGGAAAAACACACTGTCGTGAATGAGTACCTTAAGTGGTACATAATTGACAGGAACTGCACAGCAATTCAAAG gttTAAAGATGGACTTGAAAGCTTGCATTTTCTGGCAGCACTCCAACAGCACCCTGAGGTCCTGGCCCCTGTTCTCTGCCATTCAAATGTCCGGTTATCTGCTATGGACATGGAAGAGCTTTTTGAACCCCAGCTCAGTCCTCTCGGCAGCAACATGCGCATTCTGGAGAACACAGCAAGAAGTTTCTGGGCAGACTACCTTTTGGACTGTGAAG AAGATGACAGCTCTGTGACCCTGGAGGAAATCTTAATGTTTGCCACAGGTGTGCCATGCATCCCTCCTGCTGGCATGGATCCTAAGCCACACCTTGAATTTATTGGCAGTTCAATGTTCCCCATGGCGAATACATGTGCCAACACTTTGAAGCTGCCTCTCTTGAATGACTATGACacgtttaaaacaaacatgaacttTGGGATTAAGAATTCCCCTggatttggatgtttttaa
- the LOC111948296 gene encoding G2/M phase-specific E3 ubiquitin-protein ligase-like, with amino-acid sequence MKTLNKRPIFDGPEDRRYLVYNSTAIREDEYSLAGKMIATSIVHGGPGPNFLSKDLVNHISGQSGFNPSIGDITDEEIGKVLQQIEDASTLEILQDLIVQHSTMLQTAGCLKRVVSVEEKHTVVNEYLKWYIIDRNCTAIQRFKDGLESLHFLAALQQHPEVLAPVLCHSNVRLSAMDMEELFEPQLSPLGSNMRILENTARSFWADYLLDCEEDDSSVTLEEILMFATGVPCIPPAGMDPKPHLEFIGSSMFPMANTCANTLKLPLLNDYDTFKTNMNFGIKNSPGFGCF; translated from the exons ATGAAAACCCTTAACAAACGACCCATATTTGATGGTCCTGAAGACAGACGATATCTTGTCTACAACTCCACAG CAATCAGAGAGGATGAATACAGTTTGGCAGGAAAGATGATTGCCACATCCATTGTACACGGCGGACCAGGTCCTAATTTTCTCTCAAAAGACCTGGTCAACCACATCTCAGGGCAGTCCGGTTTCAATCCATCTATTGGAGACATCACAGATGAAGAAATAGGGAAAGTGCTGCAGCAG ATTGAAGATGCTTCCACGTTGGAAATCCTGCAAGACCTGATTGTCCAGCATAGCACCATGTTGCAGACTGCAGGATGTTTGAAACGTGTTGTCTCAGTGGAGGAAAAACACACTGTCGTGAATGAGTACCTTAAGTGGTACATAATTGACAGGAACTGCACAGCAATTCAAAG gttTAAAGATGGACTTGAAAGCTTGCATTTTCTGGCAGCACTCCAACAGCACCCTGAGGTCCTGGCCCCTGTTCTCTGCCATTCAAATGTCCGGTTATCTGCTATGGACATGGAAGAGCTTTTTGAACCCCAGCTCAGTCCTCTCGGCAGCAACATGCGCATTCTGGAGAACACAGCAAGAAGTTTCTGGGCAGACTACCTTTTGGACTGTGAAG AAGATGACAGCTCTGTGACCCTGGAGGAAATCTTAATGTTTGCCACAGGTGTGCCATGCATCCCTCCTGCTGGCATGGATCCTAAGCCACACCTTGAATTTATTGGCAGTTCAATGTTCCCCATGGCGAATACATGTGCCAACACTTTGAAGCTGCCTCTCTTGAATGACTATGACacgtttaaaacaaacatgaacttTGGGATTAAGAATTCCCCTggatttggatgtttttaa